In Anomalospiza imberbis isolate Cuckoo-Finch-1a 21T00152 chromosome 19, ASM3175350v1, whole genome shotgun sequence, a genomic segment contains:
- the NHERF1 gene encoding Na(+)/H(+) exchange regulatory cofactor NHE-RF1 has protein sequence MSSGAGPAARLCRLERGPDGYGFHLHGEKGKPGQFIRLVEAGSPAERSGLRAGDRLLEVDGENVERESHQQVVERIRAAAGAVSLLVVDSTAEDQLPKRGGAGAESPVVGGQAAPMPVEPAAREPSGGDQREELRPRLCHMKKGPDGYGFNLHSDKSRPGQYVRAVDPGSPAEAAGLAPQDRIIEVNGVCMEGKQHSDVVAAIKANGDETRLLVVDILTDEFFKKCKVVPSEQHLTGPLPEPVANGDIGKENGGEPRSHSVSESASSPAPLAVSPSSSETHSEEGDKRHSASGSLLDLDIPLAVAKERAHQKRTSKRAPQMDWSKKNELFSNL, from the exons ATGAGCAGCGGCgcgggccccgccgcccggcTGTGCCGCCTGGAGCGCGGCCCGGATGGCTACGGCTTCCACCTGCACGGCGAGAAGGGCAAGCCGGGCCAGTTCATCCGTCTGGTGGAGGCGGGCTCGCCGGCCGAGCGGTCGGGGCTGCGCGCTGGGGACCGGCTGCTGGAGGTGGACGGCGAGAACGTGGAGCGGGAGAGCCATCAGCAGGTGGTGGAGCGGAtccgcgccgccgccggcgcCGTCAGCCTCCTCGTCGTAGACTCGACGGCCGAGGATCAGCTGCCGAAGCGGGGCGGGGCGGGTGCCGAGTCGCCGGTGGTCGGCGGACAGGCGGCTCCGATGCCGGTGGAGCCCGCGGCGCGGGAGCCCAGCGGTGGCGACCAGCGG GAGGAGCTAAGACCTCGGCTGTGCCACATGAAGAAGGGCCCTGATGGCTACGGCTTCAACCTGCACAGCGACAAGAGTCGCCCAGGGCAGTACGTGCGCGCCGTCGACCCCGGCTCGCCGGctgaggcagcagggctggccccCCAGGACCGCATCATCGAG GTGAATGGTGTGTGCATGGAGGGCAAGCAGCACAGCGACGTGGTGGCAGCCATCAAGGCGAATGGTGACGAGACCAGACTGCTGGTGGTGGACATCCTCACAGATGAGTTCTTCAAGAAGTGCAAGGTGGTGCCCTCGGAGCAGCACCTAACAG GTCCCTTGCCGGAACCAGTAGCCAATGGTGATATAGGGAAG gAAAATGGTGGAGAGCCGCGGTCCCACTCGGTGTCCGAGAGCGCGTCCAGCCCCGCACCGCTGGCCGTGTCCCCCAGCTCCAGCGAGACCCACAGCGAG GAGGGTGACAAACGCCATTCAGCATCTGGCTCCCTCCTGGACCTCGACATCCCGCTGGCCGTGGCCAAGGAGCGGGCGCACCAGAAGCGCACTAGCAAGAGGGCACCCCAGATGGACTGGAGCAAGAAAAATGAACTGTTCAGCAACCTGTGA